Proteins encoded within one genomic window of Geotalea daltonii FRC-32:
- a CDS encoding ArsR/SmtB family transcription factor, whose amino-acid sequence MVAKSIEQEQPSSNEITLPKILHALSDPVRLEIVLKLASAGEIACGCFGLAMPKSSLSHHFKVLRTSGVLATRREGKEWVNSLRKEDLEALFPGVLDSIIAAARAGQGDGGGGARRLCCRGLKKGTGHFIDWGL is encoded by the coding sequence ATGGTAGCGAAAAGTATCGAACAGGAGCAACCGTCGAGCAACGAGATCACCCTGCCCAAAATACTGCACGCGCTAAGTGACCCAGTGCGGCTTGAGATAGTGCTTAAACTCGCCAGTGCCGGTGAAATCGCATGCGGATGTTTCGGCCTGGCTATGCCGAAATCTTCTTTATCCCACCATTTCAAGGTCCTGAGGACATCCGGTGTACTCGCCACAAGGCGTGAAGGCAAGGAGTGGGTCAACAGCCTTCGAAAAGAAGACCTCGAGGCACTATTCCCGGGAGTTCTCGACTCCATCATCGCCGCGGCGCGTGCGGGGCAAGGGGACGGAGGGGGGGGCGCACGTAGATTGTGCTGCCGCGGATTAAAAAAGGGAACAGGCCACTTTATTGACTGGGGGCTTTAA
- a CDS encoding type II toxin-antitoxin system RelE/ParE family toxin — MTDIAFVLKVVFYHSEAGNEPVREWLKDLHRDDKRQIGEDIKTAQLGWPLGMPLIRKIDKDLWEVRTRLADGIARVFFTVDDEYMILLHGFIKKSQKTPQNELKTALSRLGTYKRGSK, encoded by the coding sequence ATGACTGATATTGCGTTTGTCCTCAAAGTCGTATTTTACCACTCTGAAGCTGGCAATGAGCCGGTTCGGGAATGGCTTAAGGATTTGCATCGTGATGACAAGCGCCAAATTGGCGAAGACATCAAGACCGCACAACTTGGCTGGCCATTGGGAATGCCGCTCATCAGAAAGATAGACAAAGATTTATGGGAAGTACGAACGAGATTGGCAGACGGCATTGCACGGGTTTTTTTTACGGTTGATGATGAGTACATGATTTTACTGCATGGGTTTATAAAAAAATCACAGAAGACCCCGCAAAACGAACTCAAGACGGCATTGAGCCGCCTTGGTACCTACAAAAGAGGTTCAAAATGA
- a CDS encoding XRE family transcriptional regulator → MKNEHLGSNFDDFLEEEGLRAEAEAAAIKRVIAFQIEQEMKQANLSKTAMAEKMHTSRTALDRLLDPANVSVTLQTLERAALALGKSLKIELA, encoded by the coding sequence ATGAAAAACGAACATTTGGGATCAAACTTCGATGATTTTCTTGAAGAGGAAGGTTTGCGTGCTGAAGCAGAAGCGGCAGCAATCAAAAGGGTTATTGCATTTCAGATAGAGCAGGAAATGAAACAAGCGAATCTTTCAAAAACCGCTATGGCTGAGAAGATGCACACCAGTCGCACTGCTTTGGACAGGCTCCTTGATCCTGCCAATGTTTCCGTTACCCTTCAGACCCTCGAAAGAGCGGCCCTTGCCCTCGGTAAAAGCCTCAAAATTGAGCTGGCATAA
- a CDS encoding glycosyltransferase family 1 protein, producing the protein MNFSKILHRFTVTPSLPKELAGLQRIAYNLWWCWEPDAIELFTRLDPELWRETRHNPVEMLGILQQTTLEMLKADEGFISHLAMVEDKLKEYLAAKTWYSKLHREDDGLRVAYFSMEFGLHESLPIYSGGLGILAGDHLKSASDLGLPLVGVGLLYRQGYFRQYLNIEGWQQEFYPENDFYNLPLHLERKADGTPLLLELDLAGNRVKIQIWRAQVGRIPLYLLDTNLEENSPDDRNITTRLYGGDQEMRIRQEILLSIGGVRALHLLGIEPHVCHMNEGHAAFLSLERTRLLMEERRLKFSEACEAVKAGTVFTTHTPVEAGIDHFPADLIDKYLGRYYRGLGLSREEFLSLGRQNARNPHEMFCMAVLALKLTGHANGVSQLHGEVSRKMWKNVWPDLPEEHLPLTSITNGVHNKTWLSREMARLLIRYLGTRWLEDPTDASVWRRVSRIPDGELWRTHKHGREHLVDYARKRLKEQLCQVGATAKEIAVADEVLDPDILTIGFARRFATYKRGTLLLHDVERLARIVNNSTRPVQIVFAGKAHPADHQGKELIRQIVQLSHQERFRHRIVFLEDYDMSVARHLVQGVDVWLNTPLRPLEASGTSGMKVAFNGGLNMSVLDGWWCEGYRGNNGWAIGKGEVYDDLEYQNEVESRAIYDLLEKEIVPLFYDRGSDGIPRGWIACMKASLQSLCPTFSTDRMVQQYSETFYFTAFEQWQMLNENNSTLAVDLARWKEKMHRLWHHVRIEQVEAEMSQDILAGSSIPLRAKIFVDEIPLDQLAVDAYYGVLDSRGAIIGGELVPLTPSAPDGAGAHYFSGQLDCRFCGRHGFMLRVMPKHPVLGPIYEPSLLLWG; encoded by the coding sequence ATGAATTTCAGCAAAATCCTTCACCGTTTTACCGTTACTCCCTCGTTACCAAAGGAACTGGCCGGCCTCCAGCGTATCGCCTATAACCTGTGGTGGTGCTGGGAACCTGATGCCATCGAGCTTTTCACACGACTCGATCCGGAACTGTGGCGGGAAACCCGTCACAATCCGGTGGAGATGCTGGGCATCCTGCAGCAGACAACCCTGGAAATGCTCAAGGCCGACGAGGGCTTCATCTCCCATCTGGCCATGGTGGAAGACAAGCTCAAGGAATACCTGGCGGCAAAGACCTGGTACAGCAAGCTGCACCGGGAGGACGACGGTCTCCGCGTCGCCTACTTCTCCATGGAGTTCGGCCTGCACGAATCACTCCCCATATATTCTGGGGGGCTCGGCATTCTCGCCGGCGATCATCTCAAATCGGCCAGCGACCTGGGGCTCCCCCTGGTGGGGGTCGGGCTCCTCTACCGCCAGGGCTATTTCCGCCAGTACCTGAACATCGAGGGATGGCAGCAGGAATTTTATCCGGAAAACGATTTCTACAACCTGCCCCTGCACCTTGAACGCAAGGCCGATGGCACACCGCTCCTTCTTGAGCTGGACCTGGCGGGCAACCGGGTAAAGATCCAGATCTGGAGGGCTCAGGTTGGGCGCATCCCCCTTTACCTCCTTGATACCAACCTGGAGGAAAATTCCCCGGATGACCGGAACATCACCACCCGTCTCTACGGCGGCGATCAGGAAATGCGCATCAGGCAGGAGATTCTGCTCTCCATCGGCGGCGTCAGGGCACTGCACCTTCTGGGGATAGAACCACATGTCTGCCACATGAATGAAGGCCACGCCGCCTTTCTCTCCCTGGAGCGGACCCGCCTGCTCATGGAGGAACGCCGCCTCAAATTCAGCGAGGCCTGCGAAGCGGTAAAGGCCGGCACTGTCTTCACCACCCACACCCCGGTGGAAGCCGGAATCGACCACTTTCCCGCTGACCTGATCGATAAATACCTGGGACGCTACTACCGTGGCCTGGGACTGTCCAGGGAAGAATTTCTCTCCCTCGGACGGCAGAACGCCCGCAATCCCCACGAAATGTTCTGTATGGCAGTTCTGGCCCTGAAACTCACCGGTCACGCCAACGGCGTCAGCCAACTCCATGGCGAAGTCTCGCGGAAAATGTGGAAAAACGTCTGGCCGGATCTCCCCGAAGAACATCTGCCGCTTACCTCCATCACCAACGGCGTCCATAACAAAACCTGGCTTTCCCGAGAGATGGCCCGGCTGCTGATCCGTTATCTGGGCACCCGCTGGCTGGAAGACCCCACCGACGCCTCGGTCTGGCGCCGTGTTTCGCGCATACCCGACGGCGAGCTCTGGCGTACCCATAAACATGGTCGGGAGCATCTGGTGGATTACGCCCGCAAAAGGCTCAAGGAACAGCTCTGCCAGGTGGGTGCCACCGCCAAGGAAATCGCCGTTGCCGATGAAGTCCTCGATCCCGATATTCTCACCATCGGCTTTGCCCGCCGCTTCGCCACCTACAAGCGGGGTACGCTGCTGCTTCACGACGTGGAACGGCTGGCGCGTATCGTCAACAATTCCACCCGGCCGGTGCAGATCGTCTTTGCCGGCAAGGCGCATCCCGCCGATCACCAGGGTAAGGAACTCATCCGGCAGATCGTTCAGCTTTCCCATCAGGAGCGCTTCCGCCACCGCATCGTCTTTCTGGAGGATTATGACATGTCGGTGGCCCGCCACCTGGTACAGGGGGTGGATGTCTGGCTTAACACCCCGCTGCGTCCCCTGGAGGCGAGCGGCACCAGCGGCATGAAAGTCGCCTTCAACGGCGGCCTCAACATGAGCGTTCTCGATGGCTGGTGGTGTGAAGGATACCGGGGCAACAACGGCTGGGCCATCGGCAAGGGAGAAGTCTACGACGACCTTGAATATCAGAACGAGGTGGAAAGCAGAGCCATCTACGATCTGCTGGAGAAGGAGATCGTGCCCCTCTTCTACGATCGGGGCAGCGACGGCATTCCCCGTGGCTGGATCGCTTGCATGAAGGCATCGCTGCAGTCGCTCTGCCCCACCTTCAGCACCGACAGGATGGTGCAGCAGTACAGTGAAACCTTCTACTTTACCGCTTTTGAACAGTGGCAGATGCTGAACGAAAACAACTCGACGCTGGCCGTGGACCTGGCAAGGTGGAAGGAAAAGATGCACCGCCTCTGGCACCATGTGCGCATCGAGCAGGTGGAGGCGGAGATGAGCCAGGATATCCTGGCCGGGAGCAGCATTCCGCTGCGGGCGAAGATTTTCGTCGACGAGATTCCCCTGGATCAGCTGGCGGTGGATGCCTATTACGGCGTCCTCGATTCCCGCGGCGCCATCATAGGCGGTGAACTGGTGCCGCTTACACCCTCGGCACCGGACGGGGCCGGCGCCCACTATTTCAGCGGCCAGCTGGACTGCCGCTTCTGCGGCCGGCACGGCTTCATGCTGCGGGTCATGCCCAAACACCCGGTGTTGGGACCGATCTATGAGCCGAGTTTGCTTTTGTGGGGATAA
- a CDS encoding sigma-54-dependent transcriptional regulator, protein MSGSILIVDDEKGQRDILTAILQKQGYATAAVPGAREALAELADKEFDLILTDLKMQGMSGMELMETLLTDNNRQCVVMMTAHGTIDSAVEAMKKGAFDYLEKPLEREDLLLTVKRAFEHIGLLHENAVLHRKLKETMAISNMIGEHPKIKEVARIIGKIAPTSSTVLIYGESGTGKELVAKAIHDGSPRRDKPFFAINCAAIPDTLIESELFGHEKGSFTGAASREIGLLEASQGGTIFLDEIGEMNVAMQAKLLRAIQEKEIRRVGGKVNIPIDVRIISATNRDLEAEIKKGNFREDLFYRLNVIRVTLPPLRERGNDIATLADFFLEKYSAASGIALNGISKPALKILMNYSWPGNVRQLESVIERGVLMAESDQILPEDLPAEVHEEMANITKLPFEFPPQGISIEELERDLIIKAMERADGIISKAAPLLGMSYKTLQYRLEKFGIERS, encoded by the coding sequence ATGTCGGGTAGCATTTTGATAGTAGACGATGAAAAGGGACAGCGAGATATTCTTACCGCCATTCTGCAGAAGCAGGGATATGCTACTGCAGCGGTGCCCGGTGCAAGGGAAGCGCTGGCAGAGCTTGCGGACAAGGAATTCGACCTTATTCTTACCGACCTGAAGATGCAAGGGATGTCGGGCATGGAACTCATGGAAACTCTGCTGACAGATAACAATCGCCAGTGCGTGGTCATGATGACTGCCCACGGCACCATCGACTCTGCCGTGGAAGCCATGAAGAAGGGAGCATTCGATTACCTGGAAAAGCCGCTGGAACGCGAGGACCTGCTTCTGACCGTCAAGCGGGCCTTCGAACATATAGGTCTTCTCCATGAAAACGCCGTGCTTCACAGAAAGCTGAAAGAAACCATGGCCATCTCCAACATGATCGGAGAACATCCGAAAATAAAGGAAGTGGCCCGCATCATCGGCAAAATCGCTCCCACCAGTTCCACCGTCCTTATCTATGGCGAATCAGGAACGGGCAAGGAACTGGTGGCCAAGGCCATTCACGATGGCAGCCCCCGCCGTGACAAACCATTTTTTGCCATCAACTGCGCCGCCATTCCCGACACCCTCATTGAAAGCGAACTCTTCGGCCATGAAAAAGGCTCCTTTACCGGCGCTGCCAGCCGGGAAATCGGTCTGTTGGAGGCTTCCCAAGGGGGCACCATATTTCTCGACGAAATCGGCGAGATGAATGTGGCCATGCAGGCAAAGCTCCTGCGCGCCATCCAGGAAAAGGAGATCCGGCGGGTGGGAGGAAAGGTCAATATTCCCATCGATGTCCGTATCATTTCGGCCACCAACCGGGATCTGGAAGCGGAGATCAAGAAAGGGAACTTTCGCGAGGACCTGTTCTACCGTCTGAACGTCATTCGGGTGACACTGCCGCCGCTCCGGGAGCGGGGTAACGATATCGCCACCCTGGCAGATTTCTTCCTCGAGAAGTACAGCGCCGCTTCCGGCATTGCCTTGAATGGCATATCGAAGCCGGCCTTGAAGATACTCATGAATTACAGCTGGCCGGGAAACGTCAGGCAGCTTGAATCGGTTATCGAGAGGGGGGTGCTCATGGCGGAATCGGACCAGATCCTGCCGGAGGACCTGCCTGCCGAAGTCCACGAAGAGATGGCCAATATCACCAAACTCCCTTTTGAATTTCCGCCACAGGGGATTTCCATCGAGGAACTGGAGCGGGATCTGATCATCAAAGCCATGGAACGGGCCGACGGCATCATCAGCAAGGCGGCGCCGCTTCTGGGAATGAGCTATAAGACACTCCAGTACCGCCTGGAGAAGTTCGGTATCGAAAGATCCTGA
- a CDS encoding sensor histidine kinase: MKLNTKLVAMMLTLLVIATLILFIMNQFSQNDLVQEMQESSTEVSKAIQISVEDLTSEEESESSRLEDYFQQARNKGINEINIISNEGEIINSSDPEKVGKKREIKKLEKGLKASHKGKITGVSPSLRPYDLVVPVIVGDEQLGYVQINLLLDNIRDIQHANFIRRLVATCMVFSFGILLTFFLARRYTTPINRLAAGVKKVSAGDLSVTFPVESKDEIGELAKSFNEMVEKLRERENLEKRLYEAEHLSKVGQLASGIAHEIRNPLNYISLAIDHLKSELLPTCPERSKELEAITDNIKEEVRKANYMVLNFMNYGRPLKLRTSEVRYADLIGKALPLLQDKLDEQRIRVAMDIPADLPAMQVDAELMRNCLFNFITNAAQAMPEGGTITLGAAFAPEEKRFILTFADQGAGIAAGDIGKIFQPYFTTKEAGIGLGLAITERIVREHGGELRVNSTVGSGTTFTMVLPVKKPQNAGYEQI; the protein is encoded by the coding sequence ATGAAACTCAATACCAAGCTGGTGGCAATGATGCTCACCCTTCTCGTCATCGCCACCTTGATTCTCTTCATCATGAATCAGTTCAGCCAGAACGATCTGGTGCAAGAGATGCAGGAAAGCTCCACCGAAGTATCCAAAGCCATCCAGATCAGTGTCGAGGATCTCACTTCGGAGGAAGAGAGCGAATCCTCCCGCCTCGAGGACTACTTTCAACAGGCCAGAAACAAGGGCATCAACGAAATAAACATCATCAGCAACGAAGGGGAGATTATCAACTCCTCCGACCCGGAAAAGGTCGGCAAAAAGCGTGAAATAAAAAAGCTGGAGAAAGGCCTTAAGGCCTCCCACAAAGGGAAGATCACCGGCGTTTCACCGTCCCTTCGCCCCTATGACCTGGTAGTCCCGGTCATTGTCGGCGACGAGCAACTGGGATATGTACAGATCAACCTGCTCCTGGACAATATCCGCGACATCCAGCACGCCAACTTCATCCGCCGTCTGGTTGCCACCTGCATGGTTTTTTCCTTCGGCATCCTCCTCACCTTTTTTCTGGCCAGAAGGTATACCACCCCTATCAACCGGCTGGCAGCCGGGGTAAAAAAGGTATCTGCGGGGGATCTGTCGGTGACCTTTCCCGTGGAAAGCAAGGATGAGATCGGCGAACTTGCCAAAAGTTTCAATGAGATGGTGGAAAAATTGCGGGAACGGGAAAACCTGGAAAAACGTCTCTACGAAGCGGAGCATCTCTCCAAGGTAGGACAGCTGGCCTCAGGCATCGCCCACGAAATCAGAAATCCACTCAACTACATCAGCCTTGCCATCGACCACCTGAAAAGCGAACTGCTCCCCACCTGCCCGGAGCGGAGCAAGGAGCTGGAGGCGATCACCGACAACATCAAGGAAGAGGTGCGCAAAGCCAATTACATGGTCCTGAATTTCATGAATTACGGCCGGCCACTGAAACTGCGCACCAGCGAGGTACGTTATGCCGATTTGATCGGCAAGGCGCTGCCTCTGCTACAGGACAAGCTTGACGAACAGCGTATCCGGGTGGCGATGGATATCCCGGCAGACCTGCCCGCCATGCAGGTGGATGCCGAACTGATGCGCAACTGCCTTTTCAATTTCATCACCAATGCGGCCCAAGCCATGCCCGAAGGGGGCACCATCACCCTTGGAGCAGCATTTGCCCCAGAGGAAAAGCGATTCATCCTCACCTTTGCCGACCAAGGAGCCGGCATCGCCGCAGGTGACATCGGCAAGATATTTCAGCCCTATTTCACCACCAAGGAAGCGGGAATAGGCCTGGGGCTCGCCATTACGGAAAGAATCGTCAGGGAACACGGCGGCGAACTCAGGGTGAACAGTACCGTGGGCAGCGGTACCACCTTTACCATGGTCCTGCCGGTGAAAAAACCCCAGAATGCGGGCTATGAACAAATTTAA
- a CDS encoding HDOD domain-containing protein — translation MNKELETAIMTAGDLPTIPVVATKVMQLMESETTTAEELARVVASDPAVAARVIKISNSSFYGCQRQIQTLSTAIVILGFNTLKSLVVAASVKQVYKPFGLTEKMLWEHSFAAGLAARIIASSTRAANEEEAFLGGLFHDIGKIIMNSLDKDKFQQVMQRCYNEGLTFEDAEASIFPFCHDEVGAYVVKKWNFPLAMTNAILQHHKLQFDDPNDIYQINLTAVIALADMFCLKLGIGEREPQESLDLAASTPASMLNLDETRIDMLLNLFTEAFEKDKSYFVT, via the coding sequence ATGAATAAAGAGCTTGAAACTGCCATCATGACCGCAGGAGACCTGCCGACCATCCCGGTTGTAGCCACCAAAGTCATGCAGCTGATGGAAAGCGAGACTACTACCGCTGAAGAACTGGCAAGGGTAGTTGCCTCCGATCCCGCCGTTGCCGCCAGGGTGATCAAGATTTCCAACTCCTCCTTTTATGGATGCCAACGGCAGATACAGACCTTGTCGACGGCCATAGTCATTCTCGGCTTCAACACCTTGAAGAGCCTGGTGGTCGCCGCTTCCGTAAAGCAGGTCTACAAACCTTTCGGACTGACAGAAAAGATGCTGTGGGAGCATTCCTTTGCAGCCGGACTGGCAGCACGCATCATTGCCAGCAGCACCAGGGCCGCCAACGAGGAAGAGGCCTTTCTCGGCGGCCTTTTCCACGATATCGGCAAGATCATCATGAACTCCCTGGACAAGGACAAATTCCAGCAGGTGATGCAACGCTGCTATAATGAAGGGCTCACTTTTGAAGACGCTGAAGCCAGCATCTTCCCCTTCTGCCACGACGAAGTCGGCGCCTACGTGGTGAAGAAGTGGAATTTCCCCCTGGCCATGACCAACGCCATTCTTCAGCACCATAAGCTGCAGTTCGATGATCCTAATGATATCTATCAGATAAACCTGACAGCGGTTATCGCCCTCGCCGACATGTTTTGTCTCAAGCTTGGAATAGGTGAACGGGAACCTCAGGAATCCCTTGATCTGGCAGCATCCACCCCGGCATCCATGCTCAATCTCGATGAGACACGCATCGACATGCTGCTGAACCTCTTTACCGAAGCGTTTGAAAAGGACAAAAGTTATTTCGTAACCTGA
- the yihA gene encoding ribosome biogenesis GTP-binding protein YihA/YsxC, with protein MLIKYVEFIKSATRAAHYPPGDLPEIAFAGRSNVGKSSLINVLVNRKSLVRTSSTPGRTQLINFFDVNGQFTLVDLPGYGFAKVPLAVKKQWGPMMENYLAKRANLRGVILILDIRRTPVAEDIQMLHWLQAYSIKPILVITKCDKVSKNERGKQSRIIAQTLGVETEELNFFSALNREGKDLIWRRIEEVLPAETAGSAGEAPKAT; from the coding sequence GTGCTGATCAAATATGTTGAATTCATCAAGAGTGCCACGAGGGCTGCCCATTATCCACCGGGGGACCTGCCGGAGATAGCCTTCGCCGGCCGCTCCAACGTGGGCAAATCTTCTCTGATAAATGTCCTGGTCAACAGGAAGAGTCTGGTCCGCACCAGCTCAACGCCGGGGCGAACCCAGCTTATCAACTTCTTCGACGTCAACGGCCAGTTTACCCTGGTGGACTTGCCCGGTTACGGCTTCGCCAAGGTGCCGCTGGCAGTGAAAAAACAGTGGGGACCGATGATGGAGAACTATCTGGCGAAAAGGGCCAATCTCCGTGGGGTCATCCTTATCCTGGATATTAGGAGGACCCCTGTTGCCGAGGACATCCAGATGCTTCACTGGCTGCAGGCATACTCCATCAAACCGATACTGGTCATTACCAAGTGCGACAAGGTTTCCAAAAACGAAAGGGGAAAACAGTCGCGGATAATTGCCCAGACCCTGGGGGTTGAAACCGAAGAGCTGAATTTCTTTTCGGCACTGAACAGGGAGGGGAAGGACCTGATCTGGCGGAGGATAGAAGAGGTGTTGCCCGCGGAGACGGCGGGCTCCGCCGGGGAAGCCCCCAAAGCGACATAA
- the cobU gene encoding bifunctional adenosylcobinamide kinase/adenosylcobinamide-phosphate guanylyltransferase, translated as MSRIVLVTGGARSGKSRLAEGMALAYGDPLGYVATGRAGDGEMAERIARHRQRRGSMWQTMEEPLLLKEVIVGHDGYFKAILVDCVTLWLSNLLFAHNDRGRVLDEVRELADVLPNLATPLVLVTNEVGAGIVPENALARTFRDLAGEANQILASAADEVHVAMCGLPLKLKG; from the coding sequence ATGTCCAGAATCGTACTTGTCACCGGAGGTGCCAGAAGCGGCAAGAGTCGCCTGGCCGAAGGAATGGCCCTTGCCTACGGCGATCCACTCGGTTATGTGGCCACCGGTAGGGCCGGCGACGGCGAGATGGCGGAACGGATTGCACGTCATCGACAAAGACGGGGCTCCATGTGGCAGACGATGGAGGAGCCGCTGCTTCTCAAAGAGGTAATCGTCGGCCATGACGGCTACTTCAAGGCAATATTGGTCGACTGTGTCACCCTCTGGCTGAGCAACCTGCTCTTTGCCCACAACGATAGGGGACGGGTGCTGGACGAGGTCAGGGAACTGGCGGACGTCCTGCCCAATCTTGCAACCCCGCTTGTCCTTGTCACCAACGAGGTGGGGGCGGGGATCGTCCCGGAGAACGCCCTTGCCAGAACCTTTCGTGACTTGGCCGGAGAAGCCAACCAGATCCTGGCGTCTGCGGCAGACGAGGTCCACGTGGCCATGTGCGGTTTGCCACTCAAGCTGAAGGGCTGA
- the cobT gene encoding nicotinate-nucleotide--dimethylbenzimidazole phosphoribosyltransferase: MSLIDDTLEQIKAVDPALLAEAQVVLDNKTKPPGSLGRLEEFARRYVAIIADPENSDLELLGTKVVYTFAADHGVVEEGISLYPKEVTQQMVLNFLNGGAGVNVLARHVGAEVRVVDIGVDYYFGMVPGLVVRKVARGTANLAQGPAMTREQAVAALEVGIGLAAQAKKTGVTMLGTGEMGIGNTTPSSAIIAAISGKTVKEVTHRGTGINDAALENKIRVIEQGLAVNKPDPKDPIDVLAKVGGLEIAGIAGLILGAAANRIPVVVDGFISTAGALIASELNPHVKDYMFAAHESVEIGHSFMLQHIGLKPILDLQLRLGEGTGAALAMGLIEAGVKIYKEMATFAEAGVASE, translated from the coding sequence ATGAGTTTGATCGATGACACCCTGGAGCAGATCAAGGCGGTGGACCCAGCCCTGCTGGCGGAGGCCCAGGTGGTACTGGACAACAAGACCAAGCCTCCGGGGTCTCTGGGGCGGCTGGAAGAATTTGCCAGACGTTATGTGGCCATAATCGCCGATCCGGAGAATTCCGATTTGGAACTGCTGGGGACGAAGGTTGTTTATACTTTTGCCGCCGACCACGGTGTCGTTGAAGAGGGGATCTCGCTATATCCCAAAGAGGTGACCCAACAGATGGTGCTCAACTTTCTCAATGGCGGGGCAGGGGTCAATGTCCTTGCCCGCCATGTGGGGGCTGAGGTGCGGGTGGTTGATATCGGTGTCGATTACTATTTCGGCATGGTGCCTGGACTGGTGGTGCGCAAGGTGGCAAGGGGCACAGCCAACCTGGCTCAAGGTCCGGCCATGACAAGGGAACAAGCGGTGGCGGCCCTGGAAGTGGGGATTGGCCTGGCAGCGCAGGCCAAGAAAACCGGCGTGACCATGCTCGGCACCGGCGAGATGGGGATCGGCAACACTACGCCGTCGTCGGCTATTATTGCCGCCATCTCGGGGAAGACGGTAAAGGAGGTGACCCACCGGGGCACCGGTATCAACGATGCTGCCCTGGAGAACAAGATCCGCGTCATCGAGCAGGGGCTGGCGGTGAACAAGCCCGACCCGAAGGACCCTATCGATGTGCTGGCCAAGGTGGGGGGGCTGGAGATAGCCGGCATCGCCGGGCTCATTCTTGGCGCAGCCGCCAATCGCATTCCGGTCGTCGTCGATGGCTTCATCTCCACTGCCGGGGCGCTCATCGCCAGCGAACTCAATCCCCATGTGAAAGACTACATGTTCGCCGCCCATGAGTCGGTGGAGATCGGCCACAGTTTTATGCTGCAACACATCGGACTGAAGCCGATCCTTGACCTGCAGCTGAGGCTGGGTGAAGGGACCGGCGCCGCGCTGGCCATGGGGCTGATCGAAGCCGGGGTGAAGATATACAAGGAAATGGCCACCTTTGCCGAGGCCGGGGTAGCTTCAGAATAA
- the cobS gene encoding adenosylcobinamide-GDP ribazoletransferase, which translates to MLRLYFVALQFLAIIPIPFSFRCREEDLGRSMSFFPLVGLTLGLLLAGCDYLLALALPRPVADLLLVAILALVTGALHLDGLADVCDGLAARGGRERFLAVMKDSRVGAVGVVGLVLALLLKYQALFAVTTDKWETLLFFPMVARFSQVQLTVGSKRARQDGLGSLFIGGAGSMQVAVAAFFTVVTGWLLLGLPGIGCAAVCSLFTCLAKAWFHRKLGGITGDAIGCVSELNEILCLMTLVAIGGRF; encoded by the coding sequence ATGCTGCGGCTTTATTTCGTCGCACTGCAGTTTCTGGCCATCATCCCCATCCCCTTTTCCTTCCGCTGCAGGGAGGAAGACCTGGGGCGCTCCATGTCCTTTTTCCCTCTGGTGGGGCTTACCCTGGGGCTTTTGCTGGCCGGCTGCGACTATCTCCTTGCCTTGGCACTGCCACGACCGGTTGCCGATCTTCTTCTGGTGGCCATCCTGGCATTGGTGACCGGTGCCCTGCATCTGGACGGCCTGGCGGATGTCTGCGACGGTCTGGCGGCGAGAGGGGGACGGGAGCGGTTTCTGGCGGTGATGAAGGATTCACGGGTCGGCGCCGTTGGGGTAGTGGGCCTGGTGCTGGCGCTGCTTCTGAAATACCAGGCACTTTTTGCCGTTACCACCGACAAATGGGAGACACTGCTGTTTTTCCCCATGGTGGCGCGCTTCAGCCAGGTGCAGCTCACGGTCGGCTCGAAAAGAGCCAGGCAGGATGGACTCGGCTCACTATTCATCGGCGGGGCCGGTTCCATGCAGGTTGCGGTTGCGGCGTTTTTCACCGTTGTTACCGGCTGGCTGTTGCTGGGGCTGCCGGGCATCGGCTGTGCTGCAGTATGCTCTCTTTTTACCTGCCTGGCCAAAGCCTGGTTTCACCGAAAGCTTGGCGGCATTACTGGCGATGCCATTGGCTGTGTCAGCGAACTCAATGAAATCCTGTGTCTGATGACACTTGTTGCCATAGGAGGAAGATTTTGA